A genomic region of Methanosarcina thermophila TM-1 contains the following coding sequences:
- a CDS encoding AAA family ATPase, with translation MQDLWTLKYRARTLKEMLGNEHAVATLSELAQSGTLPHLILYGPENSGKTTASLALARQLYGNTWKNNFTYFNASDFFDQGKRYLVRDKRFVRILGTDDPKKIYKSVIDIFKEIVNEYAGMASIDADYKLIYIDNAESLSSDAQNALRRIMEKYSATCRFILSTTKPSKLIAPLRSRGLQIFFTYVPDSVLRAHLEKIGCAEKLELSEGALDAILYSAKGNVAKAVQTLQLVSLFSNGSAITEEMVYEASLKVRDESIDNLLSAALSGDFSRGRQLIDEMIIEKGLSGTEILERLCEALVDSGESDEDVARLVVKISETDACLKDAANDRIQLEKLISNFS, from the coding sequence ATGCAGGATCTCTGGACTTTGAAATACAGGGCACGTACCCTGAAGGAAATGCTTGGAAACGAACATGCCGTAGCCACGCTTTCCGAACTGGCACAGTCAGGGACTTTACCCCACCTTATTTTATATGGTCCTGAAAACTCCGGAAAAACGACAGCTTCTCTCGCTCTTGCCAGGCAGCTTTACGGAAATACTTGGAAAAACAATTTTACATACTTTAATGCTTCGGATTTTTTTGACCAGGGAAAACGTTATCTGGTGCGGGATAAACGTTTTGTACGTATTCTGGGCACGGATGATCCAAAGAAAATCTACAAAAGCGTAATTGATATTTTTAAGGAAATTGTCAACGAATATGCAGGGATGGCTTCAATTGATGCCGATTATAAGTTAATCTACATCGATAATGCAGAATCCCTCAGTTCAGATGCACAGAATGCCCTCAGGCGAATTATGGAGAAGTATAGTGCAACGTGCAGGTTTATTCTTTCCACGACCAAACCTTCCAAGCTTATTGCTCCGCTCCGCTCAAGAGGCCTTCAAATTTTTTTCACATATGTACCCGATTCTGTTCTGAGAGCTCATCTCGAAAAAATCGGCTGTGCTGAGAAGCTGGAGCTTTCGGAAGGCGCATTAGATGCGATCCTTTATTCTGCAAAGGGAAATGTTGCAAAAGCGGTGCAGACCCTACAGCTTGTTTCCCTGTTTTCAAACGGTTCGGCAATTACTGAAGAGATGGTATATGAAGCCAGTCTGAAAGTCAGAGACGAAAGTATAGATAATCTGCTTTCTGCGGCTCTTTCTGGAGATTTCTCCAGAGGGCGGCAGCTTATTGACGAAATGATAATCGAAAAAGGGCTGTCAGGAACAGAGATTCTTGAAAGACTTTGTGAGGCTCTTGTAGACTCGGGAGAATCAGATGAAGATGTCGCTCGCCTTGTTGTGAAAATCTCTGAAACCGATGCCTGTCTTAAAGATGCTGCCAATGACAGAATCCAGCTCGAAAAATTGATTTCTAATTTCTCTTAA
- a CDS encoding efflux RND transporter permease subunit, whose translation MAEKSIVKEVFDIVFIFVLAFACVVIPTVLQGAVLVSWEEGGEGIGFLWDPVGFFSFLLVIVAFFVVVLYHSVKHYKY comes from the coding sequence ATGGCAGAAAAAAGCATTGTTAAAGAGGTCTTTGATATTGTATTTATTTTCGTGCTTGCCTTCGCCTGTGTTGTTATTCCTACAGTGCTCCAGGGAGCCGTACTGGTTTCGTGGGAAGAAGGTGGAGAAGGAATAGGCTTCCTCTGGGATCCTGTTGGTTTCTTCAGCTTCTTGCTGGTGATAGTTGCTTTCTTTGTTGTGGTTCTCTATCACTCGGTAAAGCACTATAAGTACTGA
- a CDS encoding APC family permease yields the protein MSEHESASLVKTLRPFHVWALGVGIVLVGEYMGWNFTVAKGGILGSMLAMLVAGTMYVMISLCASELGSSTKLAGGPYDWARLFVGPGAAASVGLAVYMEYIALEAADAIVVAFIAQSIFPELQVFPVTLLVIALLTFINYRGVVAALTLNFILTMIAFIAIVAFFFATAFGTVNIHPEYLFQGALPNGMIGLFAALQFGPWFYLGIEGAAMCAEECKHPSRAVPLGQQAGMITLLIGAAMTLYLCSVLIPTDMLGVSVYPLFEAAQNSGVFIFIALLGLGTFLTCVASANGCVCDSSRSWFALSRDKYVSSWFSAVHPRYNTPYRAVIFTMPVAIGFAFSGFLDQVITFSIVSGLLCYVLIPFSLIRFRNLFPESTSKVRPFVGPFQPYIAYFAIAIAITILSTLFWGYKYNLIFAFVFYGIAYFYFSHRHSSTTENNWAEMGWPLPRGLESARIGKEAIGVGDE from the coding sequence ATGTCTGAACATGAATCTGCCAGCCTGGTAAAAACCCTGCGGCCTTTCCATGTGTGGGCTCTTGGAGTGGGCATTGTGCTGGTCGGAGAGTACATGGGATGGAACTTTACAGTTGCAAAGGGAGGAATTCTGGGTTCCATGCTTGCCATGCTGGTTGCAGGGACCATGTATGTTATGATTTCTCTGTGCGCCAGTGAACTCGGGTCATCAACCAAACTTGCAGGAGGACCTTACGACTGGGCGAGATTATTTGTTGGACCCGGAGCAGCTGCCAGCGTGGGGCTCGCCGTGTATATGGAGTATATAGCCCTTGAGGCGGCAGACGCTATTGTTGTTGCATTTATTGCACAGAGCATCTTCCCGGAGCTACAGGTTTTTCCTGTGACGCTGCTTGTCATTGCACTTCTGACCTTCATTAACTACCGGGGTGTTGTTGCAGCTCTGACTCTGAATTTTATCCTGACCATGATTGCTTTCATTGCAATAGTGGCTTTCTTCTTCGCAACTGCCTTTGGAACTGTTAACATCCATCCTGAATATCTCTTCCAGGGTGCCCTTCCAAATGGAATGATAGGTCTTTTTGCAGCCTTGCAGTTCGGGCCTTGGTTCTACCTGGGTATAGAAGGTGCAGCAATGTGCGCTGAGGAGTGTAAGCATCCCTCAAGGGCAGTACCTCTCGGGCAGCAAGCAGGTATGATTACTCTGCTAATAGGAGCAGCAATGACTCTTTACCTCTGTTCAGTGCTAATTCCTACGGACATGCTGGGAGTCTCTGTGTACCCGCTTTTTGAAGCGGCACAGAACAGTGGGGTGTTTATATTCATTGCTCTGCTTGGGCTTGGGACTTTCCTGACCTGCGTTGCCAGTGCAAACGGTTGCGTCTGTGACTCTTCACGCTCCTGGTTCGCTCTGTCAAGAGACAAGTATGTGTCATCATGGTTCTCGGCAGTACATCCAAGATATAATACTCCATACCGGGCTGTGATCTTCACGATGCCTGTTGCGATAGGTTTTGCCTTTAGCGGTTTTCTGGATCAGGTTATTACTTTCTCCATTGTCTCGGGACTGCTCTGTTATGTGTTGATCCCGTTCTCGCTAATCCGCTTCAGGAACCTCTTTCCTGAGAGCACAAGCAAGGTCAGGCCTTTTGTGGGTCCTTTCCAGCCGTATATTGCGTATTTTGCAATCGCAATCGCAATAACAATTCTCTCAACGCTGTTCTGGGGCTACAAATATAACCTGATTTTCGCATTTGTGTTCTACGGCATTGCATACTTCTACTTTAGCCACAGGCACAGTTCAACTACAGAAAATAATTGGGCTGAAATGGGATGGCCCCTGCCCAGGGGTTTGGAGAGTGCAAGGATTGGAAAGGAGGCGATAGGTGTTGGAGACGAATAA
- a CDS encoding methyltransferase cognate corrinoid protein, whose amino-acid sequence MANQEMFDKLRDAIVNQDVAGIKQLTQEALDAGIPAIDIITKGLSVGMKIIGDKFEAAEVFLPQIMMSAKAMNNAMEILTPELEKDKKEGEETGLAITFVAEGDIHDIGHRLVSTMLGANGFKILDLGVDVLNETVVEEAAKHKGEKVILVGSALMTTSMLGQKDLMDKLREENLRDSVKCMFGGAPVSQKWIEEIGADATAENAAEAAKVALELMK is encoded by the coding sequence ATGGCGAACCAAGAGATGTTTGACAAGCTACGCGATGCAATTGTAAACCAGGACGTCGCAGGCATTAAACAGTTAACCCAGGAAGCCCTTGATGCAGGAATTCCAGCTATTGACATTATTACAAAGGGTCTTTCTGTTGGAATGAAGATTATCGGTGACAAGTTTGAAGCAGCCGAAGTATTTCTGCCTCAGATCATGATGTCTGCAAAAGCAATGAACAATGCAATGGAAATCCTTACCCCTGAACTTGAGAAGGACAAGAAGGAAGGGGAAGAAACAGGACTTGCCATTACTTTTGTTGCTGAAGGAGACATCCACGACATCGGACACAGGCTTGTTAGCACAATGCTCGGAGCAAATGGTTTCAAAATCCTTGACCTTGGAGTTGACGTTCTTAACGAGACCGTTGTTGAAGAAGCAGCAAAGCACAAGGGAGAAAAAGTCATTCTTGTTGGCTCTGCTCTCATGACCACCTCAATGCTCGGTCAGAAAGATCTGATGGACAAGTTGAGGGAAGAAAACCTCAGGGATAGTGTAAAGTGCATGTTCGGAGGAGCTCCTGTATCCCAGAAATGGATTGAGGAGATTGGAGCGGACGCAACTGCAGAAAACGCTGCCGAGGCTGCAAAAGTAGCACTTGAGCTTATGAAATAA
- the mtbA gene encoding methylcobamide:CoM methyltransferase MtbA yields MTEHTPKERLYRALRKQPIDRMPAVCFTQTATVEQMEACGAYWPEAHSDAEKMATLAEAGHTVIGFEAVRVPFDITAEAELFGCGIKAGDQKQQPSVIKHSVNNMEDLDKIRNYSLKEGRVGVILEAIKILSDKYGKELPIIGSMIGPFSLAQHINGDAWFTNLFTGEEIVPALLEFCSDFNVAYAKAMVENGADTIVIIDPTASYELIGGEFYEKYALPYQKKIVDAMKELDVATVLHICGDTTKGLGIMDKTGVNGISVDQRVDIKTAVGSVENAIIVGNIDPVAVLWNGTPEDVAEASKKALDAGVGLLTVGCGIVSMTPTANLQKMVECAKSHKY; encoded by the coding sequence ATGACAGAACACACCCCAAAAGAAAGATTATACCGTGCATTAAGGAAACAGCCGATTGACAGAATGCCAGCTGTCTGTTTCACTCAGACTGCAACTGTTGAACAGATGGAAGCTTGCGGAGCCTACTGGCCAGAAGCTCATTCCGACGCAGAAAAAATGGCAACTCTTGCGGAAGCAGGGCACACTGTAATAGGTTTTGAAGCTGTCAGAGTTCCCTTTGACATCACAGCTGAAGCTGAACTTTTTGGCTGTGGGATTAAAGCCGGAGATCAGAAACAGCAGCCTTCTGTAATCAAACACAGTGTCAACAATATGGAAGATCTGGATAAGATAAGGAATTACAGCCTGAAAGAAGGCAGAGTTGGAGTAATCCTTGAAGCTATCAAGATCCTTTCTGACAAATACGGAAAAGAACTCCCTATAATAGGATCCATGATTGGTCCCTTCTCTCTTGCCCAGCACATCAATGGAGATGCCTGGTTTACCAATCTGTTCACAGGGGAAGAAATTGTCCCTGCACTCCTGGAGTTCTGCTCGGACTTCAACGTAGCATATGCAAAAGCAATGGTTGAAAATGGCGCAGATACTATAGTCATTATTGACCCGACCGCAAGCTATGAGCTTATCGGTGGAGAGTTCTACGAGAAGTATGCCCTGCCCTATCAGAAGAAGATAGTTGACGCAATGAAAGAACTCGATGTGGCTACAGTTCTCCACATTTGCGGAGACACAACCAAGGGTCTTGGGATTATGGATAAGACCGGCGTAAACGGAATCAGCGTAGACCAGAGAGTAGACATCAAGACCGCAGTCGGCAGCGTTGAGAACGCAATTATTGTAGGCAATATTGATCCTGTAGCCGTACTCTGGAATGGAACTCCTGAAGATGTCGCCGAAGCCTCAAAGAAAGCACTCGACGCAGGTGTCGGGCTGCTTACAGTTGGCTGCGGAATTGTCAGCATGACTCCAACTGCCAACCTCCAGAAAATGGTCGAGTGCGCAAAAAGCCACAAGTACTGA
- a CDS encoding class I SAM-dependent methyltransferase, with product MPQNPGWYYNEFKQIGVDYTDLKEVETYDLNMQKLRDIENEAKGILELLKIKNMDLVLEIGTGTGELALKLSGHCKKVVAIDVSRTMIYFAKTKAESQKKTNIEFHNAGFLTYENHDEPFDAVVTQLALHHLPDYWKMIALKKIYGMLKGGGRLYLRDVVFPSLILDYEDFFSKIITDLKGSLGDKFAKEMEIHIREEFSTLDWIMEGLLKNAGFCIEFAKYDGLMASYLCKKLTSID from the coding sequence ATGCCCCAGAATCCAGGATGGTATTATAATGAATTCAAACAAATTGGAGTAGATTATACCGATCTCAAAGAGGTAGAGACTTACGATTTAAATATGCAAAAACTGAGAGACATTGAAAACGAGGCTAAAGGAATTTTGGAACTTCTCAAAATAAAGAATATGGATCTGGTTCTTGAGATTGGAACCGGAACCGGGGAACTGGCGCTCAAGCTTTCAGGACACTGCAAAAAAGTTGTGGCTATTGATGTTTCGAGGACTATGATCTATTTTGCAAAAACTAAGGCTGAAAGCCAGAAGAAAACGAATATAGAATTTCATAATGCCGGTTTTTTAACATATGAAAATCATGATGAACCGTTTGATGCAGTTGTCACTCAGTTAGCTTTACATCATCTTCCAGACTACTGGAAGATGATAGCTCTGAAAAAAATCTACGGAATGTTGAAAGGAGGGGGAAGACTCTATTTGCGTGATGTCGTATTCCCTTCACTGATTCTGGATTATGAAGACTTCTTCAGTAAAATCATAACTGATCTGAAGGGATCCCTTGGGGACAAGTTTGCTAAAGAAATGGAAATCCACATAAGAGAAGAATTTTCAACGCTGGATTGGATTATGGAAGGTCTTCTAAAAAATGCGGGATTTTGTATTGAATTTGCTAAATATGATGGTCTTATGGCAAGCTACCTCTGTAAAAAATTAACGAGTATAGATTGA
- a CDS encoding methylamine methyltransferase corrinoid protein reductive activase, producing the protein MYGIALDLGTSGFRAQLIDLETKETLKTVITMGHPLPGGNVMDHLDFAITTGEDVAHAVILETIRRMFRKFDVDLSKVERLAVCGNPIQLSLFQNMEIRDLAYAGENKQKKLGVQNVKRDARIFPASEIFVEKDLPNCEIIVPPAIKHEIGADALAMMLETDFLIQPEISLVTDYGTNAEMALKIGDRIITASAAAGPAIEGQGISSGMLASPGAICDVKPEGEYWRIMVLDRGMEKKNAYIIHPVTGEIKESFGYEAAGITGTGVISAFALALKSGLMEKPPKLPNGKLILGPGIEITEKDVEEAGKAIGAIRAAHLTMIVESGIKYEDLEYAYMSGASGTYVDAEDARRLGAAPGYAKRIVQFGNTSLALARELVLDKSRLDDIISIARKITANHLMMATSETFNNFYLCELSYWTMGMPLEMYNEMLELYGLPPLPKILEHVSIEKRVSKDIEQVGSGGLTILKEIGIILEVPVEKCIHCKKCVQECPEAALEILEIDNKRVAKYDSQKCLGTSCRRCVAVCPESAIDLTKLKITAK; encoded by the coding sequence ATGTATGGAATAGCCCTTGATCTGGGTACCAGCGGCTTTAGAGCCCAGCTTATCGACCTTGAAACGAAAGAAACACTAAAAACGGTAATAACCATGGGACACCCCCTTCCAGGGGGAAATGTTATGGACCACCTGGACTTTGCAATTACAACAGGCGAAGACGTGGCTCATGCGGTAATTCTTGAAACTATCAGAAGGATGTTTCGGAAATTCGATGTTGACCTTTCTAAGGTAGAACGGCTGGCAGTATGTGGAAATCCTATTCAGTTATCCCTTTTCCAGAATATGGAAATAAGGGATCTGGCTTATGCAGGTGAAAATAAGCAAAAAAAGCTTGGAGTACAAAATGTAAAAAGAGACGCCCGTATTTTTCCTGCTTCTGAGATTTTTGTAGAAAAAGACCTGCCCAATTGTGAGATTATTGTGCCTCCTGCAATTAAACATGAGATTGGAGCTGACGCCCTGGCAATGATGCTTGAGACCGACTTCCTTATTCAGCCCGAAATCTCACTTGTTACGGATTACGGGACGAATGCTGAAATGGCTCTTAAAATCGGGGACAGAATTATCACAGCAAGTGCGGCAGCCGGGCCTGCAATTGAAGGACAGGGAATAAGCTCAGGCATGCTCGCAAGCCCTGGCGCGATATGTGACGTAAAACCCGAAGGTGAGTACTGGAGAATTATGGTTCTTGACAGGGGAATGGAAAAGAAGAATGCTTACATTATCCACCCGGTTACAGGGGAAATAAAAGAATCTTTCGGCTACGAGGCTGCAGGGATTACGGGTACAGGCGTTATATCGGCATTTGCGCTTGCGCTGAAAAGCGGGCTTATGGAAAAACCTCCTAAACTCCCGAATGGAAAACTGATTCTTGGCCCAGGAATTGAGATCACTGAAAAAGATGTGGAGGAAGCCGGAAAAGCTATAGGGGCGATCCGTGCTGCTCATCTGACCATGATCGTTGAGTCCGGGATTAAGTACGAAGATCTTGAGTATGCGTATATGTCAGGAGCTTCGGGAACCTATGTGGATGCTGAGGATGCCCGCAGACTTGGAGCTGCCCCAGGTTATGCAAAGAGAATTGTCCAGTTCGGAAATACCTCGCTTGCACTTGCACGGGAACTTGTGCTGGATAAGTCCAGACTGGATGATATAATCAGCATTGCAAGAAAAATTACTGCCAATCATCTCATGATGGCAACTAGCGAGACCTTCAACAACTTCTATCTCTGCGAACTTTCCTACTGGACCATGGGAATGCCCCTTGAGATGTACAATGAGATGCTTGAACTCTACGGTCTGCCTCCTCTTCCAAAAATTCTCGAACACGTAAGCATCGAAAAGCGGGTTAGCAAAGACATCGAACAGGTAGGATCAGGAGGGCTTACCATTCTCAAAGAAATAGGCATAATCCTTGAAGTCCCTGTGGAAAAATGCATCCATTGTAAAAAATGCGTACAAGAATGCCCTGAAGCCGCTCTTGAAATCCTCGAAATCGACAATAAAAGGGTCGCAAAATATGACAGCCAGAAATGCCTGGGTACAAGCTGCCGCCGCTGTGTCGCTGTCTGCCCCGAGAGTGCCATCGACTTAACAAAACTCAAAATCACAGCAAAATAA
- the pylD gene encoding 3-methylornithyl-N6-L-lysine dehydrogenase PylD, whose amino-acid sequence MALLTPDDLRDINKQLQEADSIVRRVTGLDIKGICKTLYGTSPNSEKIGIVPVTAGNGIIKNFSASLHAITQYFGFDSFVTDMSDVSGYYEAVRSGADIILMADDHTFLAHNLKNGKIANNQPSTGIIYAEIASRNQKTDSKDVLVVGLGKVGFPGAVHLVHKGFRVYGYDTDKTLLKRAVSSLGIIPFDIESPKRFSTIFEATPCANTIPETLLSENCVLSTPGIPCAISEELRLKYNVQLVMEPLGIGTASMLYSVL is encoded by the coding sequence ATGGCACTCTTAACCCCAGACGATCTGAGAGATATTAACAAACAACTTCAGGAAGCTGATTCTATTGTACGGAGAGTAACCGGACTTGACATAAAAGGCATCTGCAAAACCCTCTACGGCACCTCTCCGAATTCTGAAAAAATCGGTATCGTGCCTGTAACCGCAGGAAACGGCATAATAAAAAATTTTTCGGCTTCCCTGCATGCAATTACGCAGTACTTCGGATTTGACAGTTTTGTTACGGACATGTCAGATGTTAGCGGCTATTATGAAGCCGTTCGAAGCGGAGCCGATATTATCCTGATGGCAGATGATCACACCTTTCTTGCGCATAACCTGAAAAACGGAAAAATAGCCAACAACCAGCCCTCTACAGGCATAATCTATGCTGAAATCGCTTCCAGGAATCAGAAAACCGATTCAAAGGATGTACTGGTTGTGGGGCTCGGGAAGGTAGGTTTCCCCGGAGCAGTACACCTTGTGCACAAAGGTTTCAGGGTATATGGGTATGATACTGATAAAACCCTCCTGAAGCGAGCGGTTTCAAGCCTTGGAATTATTCCTTTCGACATTGAAAGCCCAAAAAGGTTTTCCACTATTTTTGAGGCGACCCCATGTGCAAACACGATCCCTGAAACTTTACTCTCAGAAAATTGTGTGCTTTCCACCCCTGGAATTCCCTGTGCAATCTCAGAAGAGCTTCGACTGAAATACAATGTACAACTTGTAATGGAGCCCCTGGGAATAGGAACTGCATCGATGTTGTATTCTGTGCTGTGA
- the pylC gene encoding 3-methylornithine--L-lysine ligase PylC: protein MKTICLIGGKLQGFEAAYLSKKAGMKVVLVDKNPQALIRNYVDEFYCFDVVKEHEKLLTLLKRVDALLPVNENFACIEFLSHIKEKFSCPVLFDFEAYRISRDKKRSKDYFKSIGIPTPQDNPSEPPFFVKPPCESSSVGARIIYDKKELAALEPGMLVEEYVEGEVVSLEVVGDGNNFAVVKETQVHIDETYDCHMVTSLPSDPSFRQISHVLAANLSLKGIMDVEAISSPKGLRVIEIDARFPSQTPTAVYHSSGINLIELLFRAFTDGIEEIRVLPKDNYCIYEHLMLDENRVLVPVGEQVLSMGSDYGNFYEEPGIEIFLCKGKNPVFTLVFWGKDKEEAETLKCRGLSIIKERFGAAA from the coding sequence TTGAAAACGATCTGCCTTATAGGAGGGAAACTCCAGGGCTTCGAAGCTGCATATCTGTCTAAGAAAGCTGGAATGAAAGTTGTTCTAGTAGATAAAAATCCACAGGCTTTGATTCGAAATTATGTGGATGAATTTTATTGCTTTGATGTAGTAAAGGAGCACGAAAAACTTTTAACCCTCTTAAAAAGAGTTGACGCTTTGCTTCCTGTCAACGAAAATTTCGCCTGCATTGAATTTCTAAGTCATATAAAAGAAAAATTCTCTTGCCCGGTTCTTTTTGATTTTGAAGCTTACCGGATCAGCAGAGACAAGAAAAGATCAAAAGATTACTTTAAATCCATAGGAATCCCGACGCCACAGGACAACCCCTCAGAACCACCTTTTTTTGTAAAACCACCCTGCGAAAGCAGCAGTGTCGGAGCAAGGATAATTTATGATAAAAAAGAACTTGCAGCCCTTGAACCCGGCATGCTGGTTGAGGAATACGTTGAAGGTGAGGTTGTCTCCCTTGAAGTTGTAGGGGATGGAAATAATTTTGCCGTAGTAAAAGAGACTCAGGTCCATATCGACGAAACTTACGATTGTCATATGGTAACTTCTCTTCCTTCTGACCCTTCCTTCAGGCAGATTTCCCATGTTCTTGCAGCAAATCTTTCCCTCAAAGGGATTATGGATGTGGAAGCAATCTCCAGCCCTAAAGGGCTCAGGGTAATTGAGATCGATGCCCGCTTCCCAAGCCAGACCCCGACAGCCGTTTACCACTCTTCAGGGATTAACCTGATAGAGCTTCTTTTCCGAGCCTTTACTGATGGTATAGAGGAGATTAGGGTTCTCCCAAAAGATAATTACTGCATTTACGAGCACCTTATGCTCGATGAGAACAGAGTTCTTGTTCCTGTGGGGGAACAGGTACTTTCCATGGGCAGCGATTACGGGAATTTCTATGAGGAACCCGGCATCGAGATTTTCCTGTGCAAAGGGAAGAACCCGGTATTCACTCTGGTTTTCTGGGGCAAGGATAAGGAAGAAGCCGAGACACTAAAATGCAGAGGACTTTCCATTATCAAGGAACGCTTTGGAGCGGCTGCATAA
- the pylB gene encoding methylornithine synthase PylB, with protein MIQKMATNLFDRLGEKIIEGYQLSDDDLRTLLSIESEEELEKIYSAARVVRDFYFGNRVFLNCFIYFSTYCKNQCSFCYYNCKNEINRYRLTKEEIKETCKALKGAGFHMVDLTMGEDPYYYEDPDRFIELIQIVKEELGLPIMISPGLMDNNTLLKAREKGANFLALYQETYDIELYRKLRVGQSFDGRIHARLFAKEQGYCIEDGILTGVGNDIESTILSLRGMGANNPDMVRVMTFLPQKGTPLEGFKDKSNLSELKIISVLRLLFPKRLIPASLDIEGIEGMVQRLNAGANIVTSILPPDSRLEGVANYDRNLKERDRDIKSVIQKLESIGMEPARQADFEAILGC; from the coding sequence TTGATCCAGAAAATGGCAACTAATTTATTTGACAGGCTAGGAGAAAAAATCATTGAAGGTTACCAATTATCTGACGATGACCTGAGGACTCTGCTTTCCATTGAATCCGAAGAAGAACTGGAAAAAATTTATTCCGCAGCACGGGTAGTCAGAGATTTTTATTTCGGCAACAGAGTATTTCTTAATTGTTTCATCTATTTTTCCACTTATTGTAAGAATCAATGCTCTTTTTGCTACTATAACTGTAAAAACGAGATCAATCGTTATCGGTTAACCAAAGAAGAGATAAAAGAAACCTGCAAAGCCCTGAAAGGAGCAGGCTTTCATATGGTTGACCTAACCATGGGGGAAGATCCCTATTATTATGAGGATCCTGATAGGTTCATTGAGCTTATCCAGATAGTAAAAGAGGAACTAGGGCTTCCCATAATGATTTCTCCGGGCCTGATGGATAATAACACTCTTCTCAAAGCCAGGGAAAAAGGAGCAAACTTCCTGGCACTTTACCAGGAAACATATGATATCGAACTCTATAGAAAACTCAGGGTAGGACAGTCATTCGATGGACGTATCCATGCACGCCTTTTTGCTAAAGAACAGGGATACTGTATTGAAGATGGAATTCTCACAGGCGTTGGAAATGATATCGAGTCTACCATCCTGTCCTTAAGAGGGATGGGTGCCAACAATCCAGATATGGTACGGGTTATGACCTTCTTGCCCCAGAAAGGAACTCCACTTGAGGGTTTCAAGGATAAATCGAACCTCTCGGAACTGAAAATTATATCAGTACTTAGATTATTGTTCCCAAAACGCCTCATCCCTGCCTCCCTTGACATAGAAGGTATTGAAGGCATGGTTCAACGCTTAAACGCAGGGGCAAATATCGTTACTTCCATTCTTCCGCCGGATTCCAGACTGGAAGGCGTTGCAAACTATGACCGCAACCTTAAAGAGCGGGACCGGGACATAAAAAGCGTTATCCAGAAACTTGAATCCATTGGTATGGAACCTGCCAGGCAGGCGGACTTTGAGGCAATCCTGGGGTGCTAG